In one Silene latifolia isolate original U9 population chromosome 10, ASM4854445v1, whole genome shotgun sequence genomic region, the following are encoded:
- the LOC141605496 gene encoding uncharacterized protein LOC141605496, which produces MEMNGHGQRETWNTSSSSDLNHSSSSNSISLSHSNSNSNSISNQTRHNHHHQQQQQQEQQRRQESDPMQSWWESVSKARSRIQTLLSLLPDLSDDSLSSLVDSDRPGRSLLESHAAYTAVASALTGSGDDPLCHWLYDTFQESESESESDLRLVVMSYVPLIAGMYLTRIHAVSTTTPSPVSPSLAGFEAVLLALYSSVTKSRSGKPVLVSIPTPAYLAHHSSLYHHHNPNLNPNTPPSIPSNSGIGVGVLCPPLEPQVGIKSTKRPFIIGLAFHSFYSHISQMPSWSKIQLCSFATSWAGDHCPCDLSLDVDNDDPDDLDLAVSDSDSPLQVSNEVAVVAVNAGGGLIPLPWEVLQPMLRILAHCLLAPPPLVSDDIREAASEAVRRLYARASHDLSPQAILATRSLVHLHTRATAAATAAALAAAAATSTATTPTSHKKAPEMLLVSQ; this is translated from the coding sequence ATGGAGATGAACGGGCATGGACAACGAGAGACATGGAACACATCTTCTTCGTCAGATCTAAACCATTCTTCTTCATCAAACTCCATCTCCCTTTCCCATTCCAATTCCAACTCCAACTCCATTTCCAATCAAACACGCCATaatcatcaccatcaacaacaacaacaacaagaacagcaACGTCGTCAAGAATCAGACCCAATGCAATCCTGGTGGGAATCCGTCTCCAAAGCCCGATCCCGCATCCAAACTCTCCTTTCCCTCCTCCCCGACCTCTCCGACGACTCCTTATCCTCCCTCGTTGACTCCGATCGTCCCGGTCGCTCCCTGCTCGAGTCCCACGCCGCCTACACCGCTGTCGCCTCCGCCCTCACCGGTTCCGGAGACGATCCTCTTTGCCATTGGCTCTATGATACCTTCcaggagtctgagtctgagtccgagtctgactTACGGCTCGTGGTGATGTCGTATGTGCCTCTGATTGCGGGAATGTACCTCACCCGTATTCACGCCGTATCGACCACCACCCCGAGCCCGGTCTCCCCCTCGCTCGCCGGGTTTGAGGCCGTCTTGCTGGCTCTATATTCCTCCGTCACTAAATCCCGCTCTGGTAAACCTGTTCTTGTTTCAATCCCTACCCCTGCTTACCTGGCACACCACTCCTCCCTATACCACCACCATAACCCGAACCTGAACCCGAATACGCCGCCTTCGATTCCGTCTAATTCCGGGATTGGGGTGGGTGTACTTTGTCCGCCTCTTGAGCCTCAGGTGGGGATCAAGTCAACAAAGCGCCCTTTCATCATTGGACTTGCATTCCATTCATTTTACTCCCACATTTCCCAAATGCCCTCCTGGTCTAAGATTCAGCTATGCAGTTTCGCCACCTCGTGGGCCGGCGATCATTGCCCCTGTGACCTATCCCTCGACGTGGACAATGACGACCCTGATGATCTTGACCTTGCTGTCTCTGATTCTGATTCTCCCTTACAAGTCAGCAATGAGGTTGCAGTTGTGGCTGTGAATGCGGGTGGTGGTTTGATTCCGTTGCCATGGGAGGTGCTGCAGCCGATGCTAAGGATACTGGCACATTGCCTATTGGCTCCTCCGCCACTTGTTTCAGATGATATTCGAGAAGCTGCGTCTGAAGCAGTGAGGCGACTCTATGCCCGCGCTTCCCATGACCTTTCTCCACAAGCTATACTTGCTACTCGCTCCCTTGTTCACCTCCATACCCGTGCTACGGCTGCTGCTACCGCTGCTGCCTTGGCCGCAGCTGCTGCGACTTCCACTGCTACTACGCCCACTTCCCACAAGAAGGCGCCTGAAATGCTTCTGGTTTCTCAGTAA